The following proteins come from a genomic window of Deltaproteobacteria bacterium:
- a CDS encoding cupin domain-containing protein, whose amino-acid sequence MAEAEKQEPIITMWSKEFTYDRWMKSKGIPIHKGYFIPDLRTVELEWWEERGCKAAFIQLWGQEGVSAARVTEVPPGKSLPPVKFALDEVVYVCSGRGLTTVWSGEGKPKKNFEWQEHSMFLIPRNHWHVFSNMTGDKPVKLFHYSYMPMAMSALPEPDMYFNNPYESKITADQGDFYSEAKMVQAKDADEGLGMRAFWYGNFFPDMRAWNKLDANERRGAGGKSVFMQFPNSELTAHMSVFAPKTYKKAHRHGPGRAIIIPAGEGYSIMWEEGKEKVVCPWHECSMITPPNKWFHQHFNAGGDMARYLALHPPMQFHGHAEKIEDRAKDQIEYPNEDPFIRQKFAEELGKRGIESIMPAEAYTNPDYDWSKTMGKQ is encoded by the coding sequence ATGGCCGAAGCAGAAAAACAAGAACCCATCATTACCATGTGGAGCAAGGAATTCACCTACGACCGGTGGATGAAGTCGAAAGGTATTCCGATCCACAAGGGCTATTTTATCCCTGATCTTCGCACCGTCGAGTTGGAGTGGTGGGAAGAACGAGGCTGCAAGGCCGCCTTCATTCAGCTCTGGGGCCAAGAAGGCGTCAGCGCCGCGCGCGTCACTGAAGTTCCTCCCGGCAAATCGTTGCCGCCGGTTAAGTTCGCCTTGGATGAAGTCGTCTACGTATGCTCCGGCCGCGGTTTGACCACCGTCTGGTCTGGCGAAGGCAAGCCGAAGAAGAACTTCGAATGGCAAGAGCACTCGATGTTTCTCATACCGCGTAACCACTGGCATGTGTTTAGCAACATGACCGGCGACAAGCCGGTTAAGCTGTTTCACTACAGCTATATGCCGATGGCGATGTCGGCGTTGCCCGAACCCGACATGTATTTCAACAATCCTTACGAATCGAAAATCACCGCCGATCAGGGCGATTTTTATTCCGAAGCGAAGATGGTTCAGGCGAAAGACGCTGATGAAGGTTTGGGTATGCGCGCCTTCTGGTACGGCAATTTTTTTCCCGACATGCGCGCTTGGAACAAGCTCGATGCCAACGAACGGCGCGGCGCCGGCGGCAAGAGCGTGTTCATGCAGTTCCCCAATTCCGAATTGACCGCCCATATGTCGGTGTTCGCCCCTAAGACCTACAAGAAGGCGCATCGTCATGGCCCTGGACGGGCGATCATCATTCCCGCCGGCGAAGGCTACTCGATCATGTGGGAAGAGGGCAAAGAGAAAGTCGTTTGCCCGTGGCATGAATGCAGCATGATCACGCCGCCGAACAAATGGTTTCACCAGCATTTCAACGCCGGCGGTGACATGGCGCGTTATTTGGCGCTCCATCCGCCCATGCAGTTCCATGGCCACGCGGAAAAGATCGAAGACCGCGCCAAAGATCAGATCGAGTATCCTAACGAGGATCCGTTCATTCGTCAGAAATTCGCGGAAGAGTTGGGCAAGCGCGGCATCGAGAGCATCATGCCCGCCGAAGCCTACACCAACCCCGACTACGACTGGTCCAAGACGATGGGCAAGCAATAA
- a CDS encoding recombinase, whose protein sequence is MHDDIYDHDHPDNFIIKEDEIVTDIEGLEMFSLKSVGIDIGSSTSHLIFSHITLRREGASLSGKFRVTGREVLYRSPIMLTPYTSATKIDTDKVNEFIHNAYKEAGLTPEDVDTGAVIITGEALKKENAQPIVENFAKYSGKFICAAAGHNHEALLAAYGCGAVDLSKGEHKTVLNVDMGGGTTKFSLVEEGVVTQTASISIGARLIAFDEKDQITRIEDPGRIMMTELGHKVELGQKISEKMKEDFGAYMAKILFEVIETGPKSPMASSLMVTPPFVNYTGFKQVQHLVFSGGVSEHVYDRDPKSYGDIGPVLGKNMRDYLKKLPKGVLREPIEGIRATVIGAGEYTIQASGNTSYVSNEKALPVHGLKVIQAPVREGESVSAGLKQALRKFDLKSFTSGLALSLTVSGVPTYQSVRRIAEGVAEILKEADDATCPLYLTLDLDIAKSLGAILRDELNVSRDIIAIDGIEVGDLDYIDIGECLGITEVIPVTVKSLMFPTTMSD, encoded by the coding sequence ATGCACGACGATATCTACGATCACGACCATCCGGATAATTTCATCATTAAAGAGGATGAGATCGTCACCGACATCGAAGGGTTGGAGATGTTCTCGCTGAAAAGCGTCGGCATCGACATCGGCTCGTCGACATCGCATTTAATTTTCTCGCATATCACGCTGCGGCGCGAAGGCGCGTCGTTGTCTGGCAAGTTTCGGGTCACCGGTCGCGAGGTGCTCTATCGCTCGCCGATCATGCTGACGCCCTACACTTCGGCGACCAAGATCGATACCGATAAGGTCAATGAGTTCATCCACAACGCTTATAAAGAAGCGGGCTTGACGCCGGAGGATGTCGACACCGGCGCGGTGATCATCACCGGCGAAGCTCTGAAAAAAGAAAACGCCCAACCGATCGTTGAGAACTTCGCCAAATACTCCGGCAAGTTCATCTGTGCCGCGGCGGGCCATAATCATGAGGCGCTACTGGCCGCTTACGGCTGTGGCGCGGTGGATCTTTCCAAGGGCGAGCACAAGACTGTGCTCAACGTCGACATGGGCGGCGGCACGACCAAATTTTCTCTTGTCGAAGAAGGCGTCGTGACGCAGACCGCATCGATCAGCATCGGCGCGCGGCTGATCGCCTTCGACGAGAAAGACCAAATCACGCGCATCGAAGATCCCGGTCGAATCATGATGACCGAGCTTGGCCACAAAGTTGAGCTGGGCCAGAAGATCAGCGAGAAAATGAAAGAGGACTTCGGCGCCTATATGGCGAAGATTCTCTTCGAGGTCATTGAAACTGGGCCCAAGTCGCCGATGGCGAGTTCGCTCATGGTGACGCCGCCGTTCGTCAATTATACCGGCTTCAAACAAGTGCAGCACTTGGTTTTTTCCGGCGGCGTTTCCGAGCATGTTTACGACCGCGACCCGAAGTCCTATGGCGATATCGGCCCGGTGCTTGGCAAGAACATGCGCGATTATTTAAAAAAACTGCCCAAGGGTGTGCTACGCGAGCCCATCGAAGGCATCCGTGCCACGGTCATCGGCGCCGGCGAGTACACGATTCAAGCGAGCGGCAACACCAGCTATGTTTCCAACGAGAAGGCGCTGCCGGTGCATGGTCTCAAGGTCATTCAAGCGCCGGTGCGCGAGGGCGAGTCGGTGAGCGCTGGGCTCAAACAGGCGCTAAGAAAGTTTGACCTGAAAAGCTTCACTTCCGGCTTGGCTCTGTCCTTGACGGTCAGCGGCGTGCCCACCTATCAATCGGTGCGGCGCATTGCTGAGGGCGTCGCCGAGATTCTCAAGGAGGCCGACGATGCCACGTGCCCGCTCTATTTAACCCTGGACTTGGATATCGCCAAGTCGCTGGGCGCGATTCTGCGCGACGAACTCAACGTTTCCCGCGACATTATCGCCATCGACGGCATCGAAGTCGGCGACTTGGATTACATCGATATCGGCGAATGCTTGGGGATCACGGAAGTGATCCCCGTGACCGTCAAGTCGCTGATGTTTCCGACGACGATGAGCGATTAG
- a CDS encoding DMT family transporter, with product MAEYFAFQAALCFSIAHVLIRRGLVGSNALTCSLISLATTATIFWLLVLVLIPLSALWTPAIGYFIAAGIFAPAIGQTLGYIGIERIGVARSTPIVNSAPIFSSSFAVLFLGEVWTGQNILGTLSVITGVIILSSGKNSAGDEWRKIDILYPLVAAVAFGISTTLRKSGLSQLPIPLLGAAVTVGTAFMILLLLVQWRGGRQALKFNSISTRWLFGAAVVNTGAILSVFSALNVGKIVRVEPLIACNPLLTIVWVGIFLRQIERISARIVVGALFTVLGTTLVVTAR from the coding sequence ATGGCTGAATACTTCGCCTTCCAAGCCGCGCTGTGCTTTTCTATCGCCCATGTGCTCATCCGGCGCGGTTTAGTCGGCTCCAACGCATTGACCTGTTCGCTGATTTCCCTGGCGACCACGGCGACGATTTTTTGGCTGCTGGTTCTAGTCTTGATTCCATTATCCGCCCTGTGGACGCCGGCCATCGGTTACTTTATCGCCGCCGGGATTTTCGCGCCGGCCATCGGCCAGACCCTGGGTTACATCGGCATCGAGCGGATCGGCGTGGCGCGCTCGACGCCGATCGTCAACTCGGCGCCGATCTTTTCGTCGAGCTTCGCGGTGCTGTTTTTGGGCGAAGTGTGGACCGGGCAAAATATTCTCGGCACTCTGTCGGTCATCACCGGTGTGATCATCTTATCTTCAGGTAAAAATTCCGCGGGTGATGAGTGGCGCAAGATCGACATTCTTTATCCGCTCGTCGCCGCGGTGGCTTTCGGTATCTCGACGACGCTGAGAAAATCTGGATTGTCGCAATTACCTATTCCGCTGTTGGGCGCGGCGGTGACGGTGGGCACGGCGTTTATGATATTGCTGTTGCTGGTTCAATGGCGTGGCGGCCGCCAGGCGCTGAAATTCAATTCAATCAGCACGCGCTGGTTGTTCGGCGCCGCGGTGGTCAACACCGGCGCGATTCTCTCGGTGTTCTCGGCGCTCAACGTCGGTAAAATCGTTCGGGTCGAGCCGTTGATCGCCTGTAATCCTTTGTTAACGATTGTTTGGGTGGGAATTTTTCTGCGCCAAATCGAGCGCATCTCGGCGCGCATCGTGGTCGGCGCGCTGTTCACGGTGTTGGGAACCACGTTGGTGGTGACGGCGCGATAA
- a CDS encoding DMT family transporter codes for MAIYFSFQAALCFSIAHIFIRRGLVDSNAMTGSFISLSMSAVVLWLAVPFFAPFDALWNPAALLFVVAGIFAPGIGRTLSYVGIEKIGVSRSVPIANSSPIFASVFAVTFLAETWVLQNVIGTLLVIGGIVVLSMAKPARGEWRKIDVIYPLIGAVAFGASTTLRKFGLGFINIPLLAAAVTAGSAALFSFALLQIQGGRRAFKLNRRSAAWLFPAGLFNTAAMLSVFFALSHGKVVIVEPLVSSNPVTTLLLTSIFLRDVESLTLRVILGAALTVTGTVLVVLVK; via the coding sequence ATGGCGATCTACTTTTCCTTTCAAGCGGCGCTGTGTTTTTCCATAGCCCATATTTTCATCCGGCGCGGTTTGGTCGATTCCAACGCCATGACCGGTTCGTTTATTTCCTTGTCCATGAGCGCGGTGGTGCTCTGGCTCGCCGTGCCATTTTTCGCGCCGTTTGACGCACTGTGGAATCCGGCGGCCCTGTTGTTTGTCGTCGCCGGTATTTTCGCGCCCGGCATCGGCCGGACTTTGAGTTACGTCGGTATCGAAAAAATCGGCGTGTCCCGCTCGGTGCCGATCGCCAACTCGTCGCCGATCTTCGCCTCGGTATTCGCGGTGACCTTTCTCGCCGAGACTTGGGTCTTGCAGAACGTCATCGGCACGCTGCTGGTCATCGGCGGTATCGTTGTGCTGTCGATGGCGAAACCTGCGCGGGGCGAGTGGCGCAAAATCGATGTGATCTATCCATTGATCGGCGCGGTTGCCTTCGGCGCGTCAACGACGCTGCGAAAATTTGGTTTAGGTTTCATCAACATTCCGCTGCTCGCTGCCGCAGTGACCGCGGGCTCGGCGGCGCTGTTCTCGTTTGCCCTGCTACAAATTCAGGGCGGCAGGCGGGCGTTTAAGCTCAACCGCCGTAGCGCCGCTTGGCTTTTTCCCGCCGGTTTGTTCAATACCGCGGCGATGCTCTCGGTGTTCTTCGCTTTGAGTCACGGCAAGGTGGTCATCGTCGAACCGCTGGTGAGTTCAAATCCAGTGACGACCTTGCTTTTAACGTCGATCTTTTTGCGCGATGTCGAGTCGCTTACGCTGCGGGTGATTCTCGGCGCGGCGTTGACCGTCACCGGGACGGTTCTCGTGGTGCTGGTGAAATGA
- a CDS encoding cupin domain-containing protein, which produces MSKAMQAERKMWSKFYSYDEWMEGQGIPIYRGYYIEDLRTLELKWWDARECNSAFIQLVGQEGVTSARVTEIPPGKTLPPLKFALDEIVYVVEGRGLTTIWSGEKRPKKSFEWQKHSMFLLPHNYTHQFTNMQGDKPVRLLHYNYLPLTLSGLRDVNFIFGNNYEGADIHNEMDFYSEAKMVSQNNLDETWGRRAYWYGNFFPDMKAWDKLDSNARRGAGGRSVYIQFPDSEMSCHMSVFDARLYKKAHRHGPGRVIVIPVGEGYSIMWEEGKDKVVVPWHEASLFVPPNKWFHQHFNAGGDPARYLALHPPMQFHGHAEKVEDRAKDQIEYCNEDKWVREKFEGEMSKRGIKSLMPPEAYSDPNFEWNWKPFVEQKLK; this is translated from the coding sequence ATGTCCAAGGCGATGCAAGCGGAACGCAAAATGTGGAGCAAGTTCTACAGCTACGATGAGTGGATGGAAGGCCAAGGGATTCCCATCTACCGCGGCTACTACATCGAGGATCTGCGGACATTGGAATTGAAATGGTGGGACGCTCGCGAGTGCAACTCGGCGTTCATTCAACTGGTCGGCCAGGAGGGGGTTACTTCCGCGCGAGTTACGGAAATCCCTCCGGGCAAGACTTTGCCGCCGCTGAAATTCGCCCTTGATGAAATTGTCTACGTCGTTGAAGGGCGCGGGCTGACGACCATTTGGTCCGGCGAGAAGCGGCCGAAGAAATCTTTCGAGTGGCAAAAACACAGTATGTTCTTGCTGCCGCACAACTATACACACCAGTTCACCAACATGCAGGGCGACAAGCCGGTGCGCTTGCTGCATTACAATTACTTGCCGCTGACTTTGTCCGGCCTGCGCGATGTCAATTTCATCTTCGGCAACAATTACGAAGGCGCCGACATTCACAACGAGATGGATTTTTATTCCGAAGCGAAAATGGTTTCGCAAAATAATCTCGACGAGACCTGGGGCCGGCGCGCCTACTGGTACGGTAATTTTTTCCCCGACATGAAAGCCTGGGACAAGCTCGATAGCAACGCCCGGCGCGGCGCCGGCGGCCGTAGTGTGTACATTCAATTCCCCGACTCGGAAATGTCCTGCCACATGTCGGTGTTCGACGCGCGCTTATACAAGAAGGCCCACCGCCATGGCCCCGGCCGTGTGATCGTCATCCCAGTCGGCGAAGGCTACTCGATCATGTGGGAAGAGGGCAAAGACAAAGTCGTCGTGCCGTGGCATGAAGCGAGCTTGTTCGTGCCGCCCAACAAATGGTTCCACCAACATTTCAACGCCGGCGGCGATCCGGCGCGCTATTTGGCGCTCCATCCGCCCATGCAGTTCCACGGCCACGCGGAAAAAGTCGAAGACCGCGCCAAAGACCAGATCGAATATTGCAACGAAGATAAATGGGTGCGCGAAAAATTCGAAGGCGAGATGAGCAAACGCGGAATCAAATCGCTGATGCCGCCGGAAGCCTACAGCGATCCGAACTTCGAATGGAATTGGAAACCGTTTGTCGAGCAAAAGCTGAAGTAA